From a single Gimesia fumaroli genomic region:
- a CDS encoding AAA family ATPase: protein MAHRVEIDGVGLHLGRADQTSGEWIGQHEALKQLLACWLVIDEKDMPLTPRLVGTPGIGKTSLAIAGARTRDQELYIYQCTADTRPEDLLVTPVLAESGKIAYHTSPLVTAMIRGGICVLDEGNRMNEKSWASLAPLLDHRRYIESIVAGVTIPAHPEFRCAVTMNEDESTFEIPDYILSRLQPSISLEHPNREDEKMILHYHLPFADEHMLDLTVDFLQQSHSLKLDFSTRDGINVLRLALKRAAQDKDHPLSKDVVWLESLKSCLGDDALDLESLSEKRKQSLGGNMMPMGLGDFFFSPDNPLHPDRDDDLDDLDFDDDDDDDRESY from the coding sequence ATGGCACATCGAGTGGAAATTGACGGAGTCGGCTTGCACCTGGGTCGCGCCGACCAGACATCCGGCGAATGGATCGGACAACATGAAGCACTCAAACAGCTTCTGGCCTGCTGGCTGGTGATTGACGAAAAAGATATGCCCCTGACGCCTCGACTGGTAGGAACGCCGGGCATCGGTAAAACGTCGCTTGCCATCGCAGGTGCGCGAACGCGCGATCAGGAACTCTATATTTATCAATGTACGGCGGACACACGGCCGGAAGATTTGCTCGTCACTCCCGTGCTCGCCGAGAGTGGTAAGATTGCCTACCACACATCTCCGCTGGTTACCGCGATGATTCGTGGCGGAATTTGTGTGCTCGATGAAGGCAACCGCATGAATGAAAAATCATGGGCCAGCCTGGCTCCCCTGCTCGACCATCGCCGCTATATTGAATCGATCGTCGCCGGCGTCACCATTCCCGCACATCCGGAATTCCGTTGCGCTGTCACCATGAACGAAGACGAATCCACGTTTGAAATTCCCGATTATATCCTCAGCCGTCTGCAACCCAGTATTTCGCTCGAGCATCCCAACCGGGAAGATGAAAAAATGATTCTGCACTATCATCTCCCTTTTGCCGACGAACATATGCTCGATTTAACCGTCGACTTCCTGCAACAGTCGCACAGCTTGAAGCTGGATTTCTCGACCCGCGACGGCATCAATGTGCTGCGTCTGGCATTGAAACGCGCCGCCCAGGATAAAGACCACCCCCTCAGTAAAGATGTCGTCTGGCTGGAATCACTCAAAAGCTGTCTCGGCGACGATGCACTCGACCTTGAATCACTGTCTGAAAAACGTAAGCAGAGCCTGGGTGGAAACATGATGCCGATGGGACTGGGAGATTTCTTTTTCTCACCAGACAACCCGCTGCATCCCGATCGCGACGATGATCTGGACGATCTGGATTTTGACGATGACGATGATGACGACCGGGAAAGCTATTAA
- a CDS encoding phosphoglycerate kinase → MAKKTIEDVDVKDKAVLMRVDFNVPLDDNLNITDDRRVRMALPSIKSVIDRGGRVVLMSHLGRPKGDAGDAKFSLKPTAACLGELLGQEVGFATDTVGPDAKKKSADLPDGQVLILENLRFNEGEKKGDPEFASKLAAFGDIYCNDAFGTCHRTDASMVAVPEAMKKRPKVVGFLVAKEIQYLTDVIANPERPFVAILGGAKVSDKIKVIDNLLGICDKVLIGGAMAYTFSLAQGGQVGDSLVEKDKVDLAKELIAKGGDKLMLPVDTHCGDDFNANCNKVVVKAGEIPDGFEGLDIGPETAKIYAEAVKSAKTVVWNGPMGVFEMPPFDAGTKAVAQAIADSDSTSIIGGGDSAAAIQQLGFADQVSHVSTGGGASLAMLEGQEFAAVNLLDEA, encoded by the coding sequence ATGGCAAAGAAGACAATTGAAGACGTAGACGTTAAAGACAAAGCCGTATTGATGCGTGTGGATTTCAACGTACCTCTGGATGACAATCTCAATATTACCGATGATCGTCGTGTGCGGATGGCTCTGCCTTCCATTAAATCGGTCATTGATCGCGGCGGACGCGTTGTTTTAATGAGCCACCTCGGTCGTCCCAAAGGGGATGCCGGCGATGCGAAGTTCAGCCTGAAGCCGACAGCCGCCTGTCTTGGGGAGTTGTTGGGGCAGGAAGTCGGCTTTGCCACGGACACTGTGGGGCCGGACGCCAAAAAAAAATCGGCCGACCTTCCAGATGGTCAGGTGCTGATTCTGGAGAACCTGCGATTCAACGAGGGTGAGAAAAAAGGGGACCCTGAATTTGCGAGCAAACTGGCAGCATTCGGTGACATTTACTGCAACGACGCATTTGGAACCTGTCACCGAACGGATGCTTCAATGGTGGCGGTGCCGGAAGCCATGAAAAAAAGACCAAAAGTGGTGGGCTTCCTGGTAGCCAAAGAAATTCAGTATCTGACCGACGTGATTGCCAACCCCGAACGTCCGTTTGTGGCAATTCTGGGCGGTGCGAAAGTCTCCGACAAAATCAAAGTCATCGATAACCTGCTGGGGATCTGCGACAAAGTGCTCATTGGCGGGGCGATGGCATACACCTTCTCTCTCGCACAAGGCGGGCAGGTTGGTGACAGTCTGGTCGAAAAAGACAAAGTCGATCTGGCTAAGGAATTGATTGCTAAAGGGGGCGACAAACTGATGCTGCCCGTTGACACACACTGCGGCGACGACTTCAACGCCAACTGTAACAAAGTGGTTGTCAAAGCGGGTGAGATTCCCGATGGTTTTGAAGGCCTGGATATCGGTCCTGAGACCGCTAAAATATATGCGGAAGCTGTCAAGTCGGCGAAGACCGTGGTCTGGAACGGACCGATGGGCGTGTTTGAAATGCCTCCCTTTGATGCCGGGACAAAAGCGGTTGCACAGGCGATTGCCGACAGTGATTCGACGAGCATCATTGGCGGCGGTGACAGTGCGGCTGCGATTCAACAACTGGGCTTTGCCGATCAGGTGTCGCACGTCAGTACTGGCGGCGGTGCCAGTCTGGCGATGCTGGAAGGCCAGGAATTCGCGGCAGTCAATCTGCTGGACGAAGCCTGA
- a CDS encoding outer membrane protein assembly factor BamB family protein, whose product MQMLRGFIALLVLGATCFSTEFCLAQPEQQGTPPKFREAVSLDVNNTVLKKMGSVRDYLAEQQWEDAVNILVQISNEYGDSLYPESPGRYLRVSEYCQNLLAGFPREAIRVYREKTDPRAKRWWDQAVTESTVQPLLNIVEQALMSSYGDDALYRLGEIAWEQGELSQARAYWRKLIPPAAMTQQSQYDPGVFLYPDTDLPVPSILARLVLVSFFEGNFERAALERDVFRKNYPEAIGMLAGREGNLVTILSTILEDRALVSLPATRLEMQTFAGHQTRNFRGAKKLDVGAIAWSFQVPLGWTQEFPRKPAFERRVSPGFYPVVDGEHVYFNDDERIYALNWKTGLPAWSEGEQASPIIYPSVPGGTPRLPFRPVVGVPRFTMTIADGRLYARMGSPVTSVAKDERLGLFSDLVCLDLDQGQGKLLWKISSAQLREQNFVWSFEGAPVISGDRLFVVLHRGFPEVQTNVACFSTATGELIWNQKVCLALRNIEEGTNYITHLLLTLAEGQLFLSTDMGAIASLSSRDGKINWLVTYPGEDRVSKHALSNHMETGIVPCLYDRGILFAAPQDSSELMAFDADTGLLLWRRALPQQVRNLLGVNHSTLIVSGNQLFGIDRTTGAVRWKVGSQDPEGFGFGRGVLVGEFVYWPLREEILVVNTERGSLKQRIALRALHGEMGGNLIIAGPRLLVAQPQKVTAFGQYGQVPSAGDAEKKISALLTK is encoded by the coding sequence ATGCAAATGCTTCGTGGTTTCATCGCACTGCTTGTGTTGGGAGCGACTTGTTTCTCGACAGAGTTCTGTCTGGCGCAGCCGGAACAGCAGGGGACGCCGCCCAAATTTCGCGAAGCAGTTTCGTTAGATGTGAACAACACGGTACTCAAAAAAATGGGTTCCGTACGTGATTATCTGGCAGAGCAACAGTGGGAAGATGCGGTCAACATCTTAGTGCAGATTTCCAATGAATACGGCGACTCACTGTATCCGGAATCGCCGGGCCGCTATCTGCGAGTGTCTGAATACTGCCAGAATCTGCTGGCTGGCTTTCCGCGTGAAGCAATCCGCGTTTATCGTGAGAAAACAGATCCCCGTGCCAAACGCTGGTGGGATCAGGCGGTTACAGAATCGACCGTTCAGCCGCTGTTAAATATTGTTGAACAGGCATTGATGAGCAGTTATGGGGATGACGCCTTATATCGGCTGGGTGAGATTGCCTGGGAACAGGGTGAGTTATCTCAAGCCCGTGCTTACTGGCGGAAACTGATTCCCCCCGCCGCTATGACGCAGCAGAGTCAGTATGATCCGGGAGTATTTCTCTATCCCGATACCGATTTGCCGGTACCGTCTATCCTGGCGCGGCTGGTTCTGGTCAGTTTTTTCGAAGGAAATTTCGAACGGGCCGCCTTGGAACGAGACGTGTTCCGCAAGAACTACCCGGAAGCGATCGGTATGCTGGCGGGCCGGGAAGGAAATCTGGTTACGATTCTGTCTACGATTCTGGAAGATCGTGCTTTGGTATCGTTACCTGCGACGCGGTTGGAAATGCAGACGTTTGCCGGTCATCAAACACGGAATTTCAGGGGCGCAAAAAAACTGGACGTGGGTGCGATTGCGTGGTCTTTTCAGGTTCCACTTGGTTGGACTCAGGAGTTTCCCCGTAAACCGGCCTTCGAACGCCGGGTTTCTCCCGGGTTCTATCCCGTCGTGGATGGAGAGCATGTCTATTTTAACGACGACGAACGGATTTATGCATTGAACTGGAAGACTGGTCTGCCTGCATGGTCCGAGGGAGAACAGGCCAGCCCGATTATTTACCCGAGTGTTCCAGGAGGGACACCCCGACTTCCGTTTCGCCCCGTGGTGGGAGTGCCACGGTTTACAATGACGATTGCCGATGGTCGGCTTTATGCCCGCATGGGGTCTCCGGTGACATCGGTTGCCAAAGACGAGCGTCTGGGATTGTTTTCAGATCTGGTTTGTCTGGATCTCGATCAGGGGCAGGGAAAACTACTTTGGAAAATTTCTTCAGCGCAGTTGCGTGAACAGAATTTTGTCTGGTCGTTCGAAGGAGCCCCGGTGATTTCCGGCGACAGGCTGTTTGTGGTTCTGCATCGTGGATTTCCTGAAGTACAGACCAATGTCGCGTGCTTCTCGACCGCGACCGGAGAATTGATCTGGAATCAGAAAGTCTGTCTGGCGTTACGGAATATTGAAGAGGGTACAAACTACATTACGCATCTGTTACTGACGCTGGCAGAGGGGCAACTGTTTCTCTCGACCGATATGGGGGCCATTGCTTCGTTGAGTTCGCGTGACGGAAAGATCAACTGGCTGGTGACCTATCCCGGGGAAGATCGCGTTTCCAAGCACGCACTTAGTAATCATATGGAAACAGGAATAGTGCCTTGTTTGTATGATCGGGGAATTCTGTTTGCTGCCCCCCAGGATTCGAGTGAACTGATGGCCTTTGATGCTGACACGGGATTATTGCTCTGGCGACGCGCATTGCCACAGCAGGTGCGGAACTTGCTGGGGGTGAATCACTCCACGCTAATCGTCAGCGGCAACCAGTTGTTCGGTATTGATCGGACAACCGGTGCTGTCAGATGGAAGGTTGGCTCTCAAGACCCTGAAGGTTTTGGTTTTGGGCGCGGGGTTCTGGTGGGAGAATTTGTTTACTGGCCTTTGCGGGAAGAAATTCTGGTCGTCAATACTGAGCGGGGATCGTTAAAACAACGCATCGCGTTGCGGGCCCTGCATGGAGAAATGGGGGGTAATTTAATCATTGCCGGCCCACGATTACTGGTCGCTCAGCCTCAAAAGGTGACGGCATTCGGGCAATATGGACAGGTGCCGTCGGCAGGGGACGCAGAGAAAAAAATCTCTGCGTTGTTAACGAAGTAG
- a CDS encoding PQQ-binding-like beta-propeller repeat protein, which translates to MLILLTVSSTSAKAQDLRNRGSLRSEMLEADRHALFPTSRLHSKNYRDALQLIQEKKYSLAIPELQAILEAPEDYVSPERGLEFFSLKQMVQQVLADLPEGGKRFYSLQYGPAAEQLLNRAVAQDDITLLQEVVRRYFFTKAGAEAAYTLGAYYFERGDFRAATRQWEMLSDQHDLGKSKEPLLTFKLAVAWYYLGNQGKCRQALKKLVRLTSGKTLEFPNGTKVTLNFANDNPVDWLAGFLGIPDLRAAQEQKNWTMYRGSPSRLASALFAVPSAKPVWQYSTIKDPVLSDQKEVPQLDVMLQKLGDYRRKHIEGVLPAASPLIVQDQVIFRTHRNLKAVSLATGKLTWQTTMSDALYQELLNDPQNMDEESLGMPQTPLEKYLAQRAWQDYTAGHLSSDGKLIYSVENVGFIAGFYHFSRLDRDNILVPNSYNRLMAFEADSGKFVWEAGGPRLQKPMSYSGHYFLGPPLPLDGKLYCLAEEGREFRLLVLDAQTGETLWTQSLHRSEYPIARDFTTDRRPMDHIRRRMGLSPSFAHGVLVCETGEGCTVGIDIVNRRLLWRKVDVGGEEITLYAAFARDSNNNSEGWSEFTPLIAGGRVLVYSRKLQDLQCLDLFDGRLLWSRPRRKNLFIATVHEGKILLVGNDRIEAIKLSDGAPAWPKSQPIPAPSGRGIVVKNTYYQPVDTGDVLSIRLDDGLILARTRVEMDSLVGNLAAAGGMLVTQNETEVAGFRSVESIREQIRLADQSKQPADLALAQLLRGELNLFAGDVNLAMQKIDQSIQIKPTVRARRLYADMLLESLDHDFDQNQNQIAKMETLLVDDVQRKRFYQILAQRYQQEGNLNAALQNYLRLSELKGLLDSEPIKGGSFARTDRWIRSQLEILLARATEQEHAEIDEFFSRYYTEKLLRAKREELERFLLCCGNLPEAEQVRKVLVERLERAINAGAETEPALLRRQLMRHLADLRTSKQSVMAAFATAKLAQIYLDANRVSQATVLMDELDSRWPNVICLDGKTALQLTAQWRSESSFQEQQRAEEDWPDYPAQVYRGEQSKGQNTARPVEIIGLSNPLFSNYRLEVGPAKELLFAYDGQGKQQWAFSLVDAEIDLPDQPYYSARVFEHYLVVNFGSLFVVLDTLNRDVEDQPTMLWKQRLIAGPPSLRDYISIERTGVAPVLREYVTRNADRELLGRIGTINQDFLCYQRGTELIAADLLTGDVLWKRQGVITSSRHFGDADRVIVMRSTERSETRYVVLSGQSGEVVNAFKLGQGESPIFAFERYILTITKEADDVRHLKLKDLTTDQEIWSQFLDKSSTYTLGQNYDLVMIQPDGTISFLDLRTGEEKYEVKGKPADSVLNLLLLENPRQYLVFVSLPYVAKKGVSFRPIGMTSFLFNGMVYSVERKTGELMWSMPLTTQGIDFTQFLDLPVITFGIRRIEGRPSSYGTLVDLQAVDLRSGDVVLKETTRSNRQRIWTVPDVERKNILIEPFQIRLSFEESPVEARKPE; encoded by the coding sequence GTGCTGATTTTACTTACCGTTTCGTCTACTTCCGCCAAAGCACAGGATTTGCGCAATAGAGGGTCTTTGCGGAGTGAGATGCTGGAAGCCGATCGGCATGCGTTGTTTCCTACCAGTCGTCTGCATTCCAAAAATTATCGGGATGCGTTACAGCTGATTCAGGAGAAAAAGTACTCGCTTGCCATTCCTGAGTTGCAGGCGATTCTGGAAGCGCCGGAGGACTATGTCTCTCCTGAGCGAGGATTGGAATTTTTCAGCCTGAAACAAATGGTTCAGCAGGTTCTCGCGGATCTGCCGGAAGGCGGGAAACGTTTTTACTCACTGCAATATGGTCCAGCCGCCGAACAGCTTTTGAATCGGGCTGTGGCGCAGGATGATATCACTCTGTTACAGGAAGTAGTTCGCCGTTATTTCTTTACCAAAGCGGGGGCTGAGGCCGCTTATACTCTGGGCGCGTATTACTTTGAGCGGGGAGATTTCAGGGCAGCGACGCGGCAATGGGAGATGCTCAGCGATCAGCATGATCTGGGGAAATCCAAAGAACCCCTGCTGACATTCAAACTGGCGGTTGCCTGGTATTACCTCGGAAACCAGGGGAAATGTCGTCAGGCATTGAAGAAGCTGGTCCGATTAACTTCCGGAAAAACGCTTGAGTTTCCGAATGGAACGAAAGTGACGCTGAATTTTGCCAATGATAATCCGGTGGACTGGTTAGCCGGTTTCTTAGGCATTCCAGACTTGAGAGCTGCGCAGGAGCAAAAGAACTGGACCATGTATCGTGGCAGTCCTTCGCGTCTGGCATCGGCGCTGTTTGCAGTGCCGTCTGCAAAACCGGTCTGGCAATACTCGACGATCAAAGATCCTGTTTTGAGCGATCAGAAAGAGGTTCCACAGCTTGATGTGATGTTGCAGAAGTTAGGCGATTATCGTCGCAAGCACATTGAAGGAGTCTTGCCGGCTGCCAGCCCGTTGATTGTTCAGGATCAGGTTATATTTCGAACACACCGCAATTTGAAAGCGGTTTCCTTAGCGACAGGAAAACTGACCTGGCAAACCACAATGTCGGATGCACTGTATCAGGAGTTATTGAACGATCCCCAGAATATGGATGAAGAGTCATTAGGGATGCCTCAGACTCCTTTAGAAAAATATCTGGCTCAACGTGCCTGGCAGGATTATACCGCCGGTCATTTGAGTTCGGACGGGAAGCTGATCTATAGCGTGGAAAACGTCGGATTCATTGCCGGCTTTTATCACTTCAGTCGGCTGGATCGCGACAATATACTAGTGCCCAATTCCTATAACCGTCTGATGGCCTTTGAAGCCGACTCCGGAAAATTTGTCTGGGAGGCAGGGGGCCCGCGGCTGCAAAAGCCGATGAGCTATTCCGGCCATTATTTTCTCGGGCCTCCATTGCCGCTGGATGGGAAACTCTATTGCCTGGCGGAAGAAGGGCGGGAGTTTCGTCTGCTCGTATTAGATGCACAAACGGGGGAAACACTCTGGACGCAGTCGCTGCATCGCAGTGAGTATCCCATCGCCCGTGACTTCACAACGGACCGCCGCCCGATGGATCATATTCGTCGTCGGATGGGATTAAGCCCTTCGTTTGCACATGGCGTGCTGGTTTGTGAAACGGGTGAAGGATGTACGGTCGGCATTGATATCGTGAACCGCAGGCTGCTTTGGCGAAAGGTTGATGTAGGGGGCGAAGAAATCACGTTGTACGCCGCCTTTGCCCGTGATTCCAACAACAACAGTGAAGGCTGGTCTGAATTTACGCCATTGATTGCAGGTGGGCGTGTACTGGTTTACTCGCGCAAACTGCAGGATCTTCAATGCCTGGATCTGTTCGATGGTCGATTGCTCTGGTCACGACCACGGCGGAAAAACCTGTTTATTGCGACCGTTCATGAGGGCAAAATTCTGCTGGTGGGCAACGATCGGATTGAAGCGATCAAGTTGAGTGATGGTGCGCCTGCCTGGCCGAAGTCACAGCCGATTCCTGCGCCCAGTGGTCGTGGGATCGTAGTCAAAAATACGTATTATCAACCGGTGGATACGGGGGACGTTCTCAGTATTCGTCTGGACGATGGTCTGATCCTGGCCCGAACCCGTGTTGAGATGGATTCGCTTGTCGGTAATCTTGCTGCCGCCGGGGGGATGCTGGTGACTCAAAACGAGACAGAGGTGGCTGGTTTCCGATCTGTGGAATCGATTCGGGAGCAGATTCGTCTTGCCGATCAATCAAAACAGCCTGCGGATCTGGCACTGGCGCAACTTCTGCGTGGCGAACTGAATCTGTTTGCCGGTGATGTGAATCTGGCGATGCAGAAGATTGACCAGTCGATTCAGATCAAGCCTACCGTTCGTGCCCGACGGCTCTATGCAGATATGTTACTGGAAAGTCTGGATCATGATTTTGATCAGAATCAAAACCAGATTGCCAAGATGGAAACATTGCTGGTTGATGATGTTCAGCGCAAGCGGTTTTATCAGATTCTGGCACAGCGGTATCAGCAAGAGGGGAATCTGAATGCAGCACTGCAAAACTATCTGCGTCTGTCAGAGTTGAAGGGATTGCTGGATTCAGAACCGATCAAAGGGGGCTCGTTTGCGCGAACGGATCGTTGGATTCGTTCGCAACTGGAAATTCTGCTGGCACGTGCCACAGAGCAGGAACATGCTGAGATCGATGAGTTCTTTTCGCGATATTACACAGAAAAACTGCTGCGTGCCAAACGGGAGGAACTGGAACGATTTCTTCTGTGTTGTGGAAATCTGCCTGAGGCCGAGCAGGTTCGAAAAGTTCTGGTTGAACGCTTAGAGCGTGCGATCAATGCCGGTGCTGAAACGGAACCGGCGTTGCTGCGTCGCCAGTTGATGCGGCATCTGGCAGATCTCAGAACGTCAAAGCAATCTGTGATGGCAGCGTTTGCGACGGCGAAGCTGGCACAAATTTATCTTGATGCGAATCGTGTTTCACAGGCGACTGTGTTGATGGACGAACTGGATTCCCGCTGGCCGAATGTGATTTGCCTGGATGGAAAAACGGCGCTCCAGTTAACGGCACAGTGGCGTTCTGAGTCGAGTTTCCAGGAACAACAGCGTGCAGAAGAAGACTGGCCTGACTATCCGGCCCAGGTTTATCGCGGTGAACAGTCCAAGGGGCAGAATACCGCGCGGCCTGTTGAGATCATCGGTCTTTCGAATCCGCTCTTTAGTAATTATCGTCTGGAAGTAGGGCCGGCCAAAGAGTTGCTGTTCGCCTACGATGGACAGGGAAAGCAGCAGTGGGCCTTTTCTCTGGTCGATGCCGAAATTGATCTACCTGACCAGCCTTATTATTCTGCGCGGGTGTTCGAGCATTATCTGGTTGTCAACTTCGGTTCGCTGTTTGTGGTACTGGATACGTTAAACCGGGATGTCGAAGATCAGCCGACGATGTTGTGGAAGCAGCGATTGATTGCCGGGCCGCCCAGTCTGCGAGATTATATTTCGATCGAGCGTACGGGAGTGGCTCCGGTATTGCGCGAATATGTCACACGGAATGCCGACCGCGAACTGTTGGGACGCATTGGTACGATCAATCAGGATTTTCTTTGCTATCAGCGGGGCACTGAATTGATCGCGGCTGACTTGTTAACCGGCGATGTTTTGTGGAAGCGACAGGGAGTGATTACCAGCAGCAGGCATTTTGGCGATGCGGATCGCGTGATTGTGATGAGATCGACCGAGCGTTCGGAAACACGGTATGTTGTCTTGAGTGGTCAGAGTGGAGAAGTGGTCAATGCCTTCAAGCTGGGGCAAGGCGAGTCTCCCATTTTTGCATTTGAGCGGTATATACTGACTATTACTAAAGAAGCGGATGACGTGCGTCATCTGAAATTGAAAGATCTCACAACGGATCAGGAAATCTGGAGCCAGTTTTTAGACAAGTCGTCGACCTACACGCTGGGGCAAAATTATGACCTGGTGATGATTCAACCAGATGGGACGATTTCTTTTCTGGATTTGCGGACCGGTGAGGAAAAATATGAAGTCAAAGGGAAACCGGCTGACAGTGTGCTCAATTTACTGTTGCTGGAGAACCCACGGCAGTACCTGGTTTTTGTGAGCCTGCCTTACGTTGCAAAAAAAGGAGTCAGCTTTCGTCCCATCGGCATGACCTCGTTTCTGTTCAATGGGATGGTGTATTCCGTTGAACGAAAAACGGGAGAACTGATGTGGTCGATGCCTCTGACTACACAGGGAATCGATTTTACTCAGTTCCTGGATCTGCCGGTGATCACCTTCGGGATTCGTCGTATCGAGGGGCGGCCTTCCAGCTATGGCACGCTGGTTGATCTGCAGGCGGTTGACCTGCGAAGCGGAGATGTGGTGCTGAAGGAAACGACGCGCAGCAATCGACAACGGATCTGGACAGTCCCTGATGTCGAGCGTAAAAATATTCTGATTGAACCGTTTCAGATCCGGCTCAGCTTTGAAGAATCACCGGTGGAAGCCCGGAAACCTGAGTAG
- a CDS encoding CBS domain-containing protein — MNKPVLAKDIMVTKLVTLTPDMDVLEAIGMLLNHRISGAPVIDPENRVLGVFSERCCMDVLIKASYEQLPSSQIFPFIDTEARCISEETDLLTIAQIFLSTATRRLPVVRDGAQLVGQISRRDLLHAENKNLQFRTNIPTEKNLLYLSGLMTRDESPIS, encoded by the coding sequence ATGAATAAACCAGTTCTCGCAAAGGACATTATGGTCACGAAGTTAGTTACCTTAACTCCGGACATGGATGTACTGGAAGCAATTGGGATGCTATTGAACCATCGTATTTCAGGAGCCCCTGTGATTGACCCGGAGAATCGGGTGTTAGGCGTCTTTTCCGAACGCTGTTGCATGGACGTGCTGATCAAAGCAAGTTATGAGCAGCTTCCCTCGTCTCAGATCTTTCCCTTTATCGATACCGAGGCACGCTGCATTTCGGAGGAGACCGACCTGCTCACGATCGCCCAGATCTTCCTGAGCACGGCGACCCGGCGATTGCCAGTGGTACGTGATGGTGCGCAGTTGGTCGGTCAGATCAGCCGTCGCGATCTGCTGCATGCGGAAAATAAGAATCTACAGTTCCGGACGAACATCCCAACCGAGAAAAACCTGCTTTATTTAAGCGGTTTAATGACGCGGGATGAATCGCCGATTTCCTGA
- a CDS encoding peroxiredoxin codes for MKVLYRKLSISMLSLVCLCGLSASVSGQVSGPPGKVDVGDRAPAFTAKDDQGKGWKSTDYVGKKILVVYFYPADMTGGCTKQACGFRDDMKKLQGKNVEVIGVSGDSPRSHQLFKKEYDLNFTLLADEDGGVAKKFGVPLRKGGSIKRTIDGKEETLTRGVTAARWTFVIDKNGKVVMKNTKVKAADDSKAILKLVNSLK; via the coding sequence ATGAAGGTTTTGTATCGTAAACTCTCGATTTCCATGTTGAGTCTGGTTTGTCTGTGTGGTTTGTCTGCCAGTGTTTCGGGACAGGTTTCAGGTCCTCCGGGAAAAGTCGATGTCGGTGATCGTGCACCTGCATTTACTGCTAAGGACGACCAGGGAAAAGGCTGGAAATCAACCGATTATGTCGGCAAAAAAATTCTGGTCGTCTATTTTTATCCCGCAGATATGACCGGGGGCTGTACCAAGCAGGCTTGCGGATTTCGGGATGATATGAAAAAGCTGCAGGGAAAGAATGTAGAAGTGATTGGCGTGAGTGGTGATTCTCCCCGAAGTCACCAGTTGTTCAAGAAAGAGTACGACCTGAATTTCACTCTGCTGGCAGATGAAGATGGCGGCGTGGCGAAGAAATTTGGTGTGCCTTTGAGAAAAGGGGGATCCATCAAGCGGACCATTGATGGGAAAGAAGAAACTTTGACCCGTGGTGTGACAGCCGCACGCTGGACCTTTGTGATTGACAAAAACGGGAAAGTCGTCATGAAAAACACGAAAGTCAAAGCAGCCGATGACAGCAAAGCCATTTTGAAGCTTGTAAACAGCTTGAAATAG
- the frr gene encoding ribosome recycling factor produces the protein MDQEEILLDAEERMDKAVHVLQGQLQGIRTGRATPGLVDSVRVDYYGSPTPLKQMANVSVPEPQQILIRPFDAQMVGEIAKAIQASDMGLAPNTDGRVVRLNIPPLSTERRRQLVSRVKELAEEARISIRNIRRDANKHADQAEKDKVMGEDERDNTKTDIQELTKKFEGKVNSMADAKEKDVMDE, from the coding sequence ATGGACCAGGAAGAAATTTTACTCGACGCGGAAGAGAGAATGGACAAAGCGGTTCATGTGTTGCAGGGACAGCTGCAGGGCATTCGAACAGGTCGTGCCACTCCGGGACTTGTGGATTCGGTTCGCGTAGACTATTACGGTTCGCCGACCCCTCTGAAGCAGATGGCCAACGTCAGTGTACCGGAACCGCAGCAGATTTTGATCCGTCCGTTCGATGCCCAGATGGTGGGTGAGATTGCGAAAGCCATTCAGGCCAGCGATATGGGCCTGGCGCCGAATACGGACGGGCGTGTGGTGCGGTTGAACATTCCCCCACTGTCGACAGAGCGTCGCCGTCAATTGGTTTCACGCGTGAAAGAACTGGCCGAAGAAGCCCGGATTTCGATCCGCAATATTCGTCGCGATGCGAACAAACACGCCGATCAGGCTGAAAAAGACAAAGTAATGGGTGAAGACGAGCGCGACAATACCAAGACCGACATCCAGGAGCTAACCAAGAAATTTGAAGGCAAAGTCAACAGCATGGCTGATGCAAAAGAAAAAGACGTGATGGACGAGTAG